A stretch of Roseibium porphyridii DNA encodes these proteins:
- a CDS encoding RNA polymerase sigma factor — protein sequence MSDAARAAEMAARASYGRLLAFLSARTSDIAQAEDALADAFAKALDHWPANGVPGNPDAWLLTVARNRLTDVQRRRTRFPTEHELPDMPEEESSDPEFPDQRLALMMVCAHPAIAADLHTPLMLQTVLGLDAKHIARLYLMSPAALSKRLVRAKTKIRDAGIPFKVPDQDVLPERSNSVLEAIYGLHAHDWLDPAETLGEEALYLSDLLCKLLPDNAEALGLSALIAFSHARVNARIVAGVLVPTDEQDTKLWNDELISYGKRHLSRAYRLKAVDRFQIEAAIEAVHIERKQSGETDWKALNKLYHAYLTKVPTAGGLVAQAAITGRLHGAEAGLAAIEAIEESVGPAFQPFWAVKADLEARAGRNNEALACYEKAISLATDLPTIEFLKQRRITVLPN from the coding sequence TTGAGCGATGCTGCCCGTGCTGCCGAAATGGCGGCGCGGGCTTCTTATGGGCGTCTGCTCGCTTTTCTGTCAGCGCGCACGAGCGATATTGCCCAGGCCGAAGATGCTTTGGCGGATGCATTTGCCAAGGCGCTTGACCATTGGCCGGCCAATGGGGTGCCTGGCAATCCGGATGCATGGCTTTTGACGGTCGCGCGCAACCGTTTGACAGACGTGCAAAGGCGTAGGACGCGCTTTCCAACCGAACACGAGTTGCCCGACATGCCGGAAGAAGAAAGTTCAGATCCTGAATTTCCAGATCAACGCCTGGCTCTCATGATGGTCTGCGCACACCCTGCGATCGCTGCAGATTTGCATACGCCCTTGATGCTTCAAACAGTCCTCGGACTTGATGCCAAGCATATAGCGCGCCTCTATTTGATGTCTCCGGCCGCACTTTCAAAGCGGCTTGTACGTGCCAAGACAAAAATCCGGGATGCGGGCATTCCCTTCAAAGTTCCGGATCAGGACGTATTGCCCGAACGGAGCAATTCCGTTCTTGAAGCGATCTACGGTCTGCATGCTCATGATTGGCTCGATCCGGCAGAAACGCTGGGTGAGGAAGCGCTCTACCTTTCGGATCTTTTGTGCAAGTTGCTGCCGGATAACGCAGAGGCTCTGGGTCTTTCTGCGCTGATCGCCTTCAGCCATGCGCGCGTAAATGCCCGAATAGTCGCGGGTGTGCTTGTGCCGACGGATGAACAGGACACCAAGCTTTGGAATGACGAATTGATCAGCTACGGCAAGCGACACTTGTCGCGTGCCTATCGTTTGAAAGCGGTGGACCGGTTTCAGATAGAGGCGGCAATCGAAGCCGTTCATATAGAACGGAAACAAAGCGGTGAAACGGACTGGAAGGCGCTCAACAAGCTCTATCATGCCTATTTGACCAAAGTGCCAACGGCTGGCGGACTTGTTGCACAAGCTGCGATTACCGGCCGATTGCATGGCGCAGAAGCTGGGCTTGCGGCCATCGAGGCGATTGAGGAAAGTGTCGGTCCGGCATTCCAGCCTTTCTGGGCTGTCAAAGCCGACTTGGAAGCCAGGGCAGGCCGTAACAATGAGGCTCTTGCCTGCTATGAAAAGGCGATTTCACTGGCAACTGACCTGCCCACCATTGAATTCCTGAAACAGAGGCGGATCACGGTGCTTCCGAATTGA
- a CDS encoding YciI family protein, translating to MRYTFLLYTDPADLAHMTAEDWEAEKEVYGAYIGALQEAGVFVDTDWLQPVQTATTLSLKAGAKEIQDGPFADTKETLGGYFVVDVPDLDAAMVWAEKCPAAKTGKVEIRASAMGGN from the coding sequence ATGCGTTATACATTCTTGCTTTATACGGACCCGGCCGACCTTGCGCACATGACTGCTGAAGACTGGGAAGCCGAAAAGGAAGTCTACGGAGCCTATATCGGTGCCTTGCAGGAAGCTGGTGTCTTTGTGGACACCGATTGGCTGCAGCCGGTGCAGACGGCGACAACCCTTTCTCTGAAGGCGGGTGCGAAGGAAATCCAGGATGGTCCCTTTGCCGACACCAAGGAAACACTTGGCGGATATTTCGTCGTAGACGTTCCGGATCTGGATGCGGCAATGGTTTGGGCAGAAAAATGCCCGGCTGCGAAAACCGGAAAAGTCGAAATTCGAGCATCCGCGATGGGGGGCAATTGA
- a CDS encoding SRPBCC family protein: MTIWTYLAGGVGALTLIAAGTLLLPRQIHVERQAVLATSPATILSLAASNAGYQKFNPYLTADANLKITPFGPESGVGSGFRFNGKDGKGSQTVAAVTQDTVRYNIDLGAMGKPAQEISAVEAPGGTLVTWRMDMDLGYNPVFRVFGLFMDGMVGKTFEQGLDNLASAA, from the coding sequence ATGACGATTTGGACTTATTTGGCCGGCGGTGTCGGCGCTCTGACATTGATTGCTGCTGGAACTTTGCTGTTGCCAAGGCAGATACATGTTGAACGCCAGGCCGTGCTGGCAACGAGCCCTGCAACGATCTTGTCCCTGGCAGCTTCCAATGCCGGGTATCAGAAATTCAATCCTTATCTAACCGCCGATGCCAACCTGAAGATCACTCCCTTCGGGCCTGAAAGCGGGGTTGGGTCCGGTTTCCGGTTCAACGGCAAAGACGGGAAGGGCAGTCAAACCGTAGCAGCAGTGACTCAAGATACCGTGCGCTACAACATAGATCTGGGCGCAATGGGTAAACCAGCCCAGGAGATCTCGGCTGTGGAAGCACCGGGTGGAACGCTCGTCACATGGCGCATGGACATGGACCTTGGTTACAATCCGGTCTTTCGGGTCTTTGGGCTCTTTATGGATGGAATGGTCGGCAAGACCTTTGAACAGGGTCTCGACAACCTGGCATCTGCCGCGTGA
- a CDS encoding VOC family protein, protein MLKLDHLTVIAPTLAEGVAHVRDCLDLDVPFGTRHVYMGTHNHRLQLGDRVYLEIVAVDPDGQRPHRSRWFGLDDQETVRMNWDEGRRLRGWVASTADIGAVLSKYGDHLGEEVALPFKQPEFAFSIPKDGTLPFEGALPSLIDHRGAPTSMAEIPDLGARLLALKVEHPDPQSLEDLYRALNVEHPLSVRFGERVRYCAEIETSSGRKMLT, encoded by the coding sequence ATGCTGAAACTTGACCACTTGACCGTCATCGCGCCGACACTGGCCGAAGGTGTTGCTCATGTCCGGGACTGTCTTGATCTGGACGTGCCGTTCGGCACACGGCACGTCTATATGGGCACTCACAATCACAGGCTCCAGCTTGGCGATCGCGTCTATCTGGAAATAGTCGCGGTTGATCCTGATGGACAGCGGCCACACCGGTCGCGATGGTTCGGACTGGATGATCAGGAAACTGTCAGGATGAACTGGGACGAAGGCCGTCGCCTCAGGGGTTGGGTTGCCAGCACTGCGGATATCGGCGCTGTGCTCTCAAAGTATGGAGATCACCTCGGAGAAGAAGTTGCGCTTCCCTTCAAGCAACCGGAGTTTGCGTTTTCCATCCCCAAAGACGGGACACTACCATTCGAAGGGGCATTGCCGTCGCTGATCGATCATCGTGGTGCCCCGACTTCCATGGCGGAAATACCAGATTTGGGAGCACGCCTTCTTGCGCTGAAAGTCGAGCATCCTGACCCGCAATCACTAGAAGATCTTTATCGCGCACTAAACGTCGAACACCCGCTGTCGGTTCGGTTTGGCGAACGTGTTCGATACTGCGCGGAGATCGAAACTTCGTCAGGTCGCAAGATGCTGACGTAA
- a CDS encoding glutathione S-transferase N-terminal domain-containing protein has translation MTALTDYPITRKWPAQHPDRIQLYSLPTPNGIKVSAMLEETGLAYEAHKVDFATNDQMTPEFLSLNPNNKIPAIIDPNGPDGKPLALWESGAILIYLAEKSGKLLPADPAAKYETIQWLMWQMGGLGPMTGQLGFFHKFAGKEYEDRRPFERYRDEVKRLLGVLDRQLEERQFIMGDDYTIADVTSWPWARNINGFYEAAEVTGYLDHKNVVRWVETCLARPASEKAVNIPPRN, from the coding sequence ATGACTGCATTGACCGACTACCCAATCACCCGGAAATGGCCTGCTCAACACCCTGACCGGATCCAGCTCTATTCATTGCCGACACCGAACGGCATCAAGGTATCGGCGATGCTGGAAGAAACGGGATTGGCATATGAAGCTCATAAAGTCGATTTCGCGACCAATGACCAGATGACCCCGGAGTTCCTGTCGCTCAACCCGAACAATAAGATCCCGGCGATCATCGATCCCAACGGCCCGGATGGTAAGCCTCTGGCTCTGTGGGAATCGGGCGCCATCCTGATTTATCTCGCAGAAAAGTCAGGCAAGCTGCTTCCGGCCGATCCGGCAGCGAAATATGAGACGATCCAATGGTTGATGTGGCAGATGGGCGGACTGGGTCCAATGACCGGCCAGCTTGGCTTCTTTCACAAGTTCGCCGGCAAGGAATATGAAGACCGTCGTCCGTTCGAGCGTTATCGCGACGAAGTCAAAAGGCTTCTCGGTGTTCTGGACCGCCAACTCGAAGAGCGGCAATTCATCATGGGCGATGACTATACAATCGCGGATGTCACCAGCTGGCCCTGGGCACGCAACATCAACGGGTTTTATGAAGCAGCTGAGGTGACCGGATATCTGGATCACAAGAATGTGGTTCGCTGGGTTGAAACCTGCCTGGCGCGGCCTGCGAGCGAAAAGGCAGTCAACATCCCTCCAAGGAACTAG
- a CDS encoding SlyX family protein, protein MSDDREARIEKLEIDLAHANNTIDELNIVVIEQGKQIERMKHVLANMTDQVEELMDNVLPGHQIDKPPHY, encoded by the coding sequence ATGTCGGACGACAGGGAAGCGCGTATTGAAAAGCTTGAAATTGATCTCGCTCACGCCAACAACACCATCGACGAACTCAATATCGTTGTGATCGAGCAAGGCAAACAGATCGAGCGAATGAAACACGTCCTTGCAAACATGACTGATCAGGTGGAAGAGCTGATGGACAACGTGCTGCCGGGCCACCAGATCGACAAACCACCTCACTACTGA
- a CDS encoding efflux RND transporter periplasmic adaptor subunit, whose translation MRVLKYLGFLIVLIAGIAGISWWNARPPIVEVVAPYRGSAAEVVYATAVVEPVRWAKVTSIIRERITSLCGCEGMEVAKGDQLAELDSGDARATLAELEARQVLAKSDRQRAMQLLERRVVSQQVYDKAQSELIRVNAMIAAQKERLRDYSIVAPMDGVILRQDGSVGEVAEPGDVLFWIGQPQPLQLIAEVNEEDIPKVVKGQKALIKADAFPNRDLMATVSRITPMGDPVLKNYRVYLDLPDDTPLRIGMTAEINIVTAEESDTLLLPLAAFDGANVQAIAEDNTVSLLQVDTGIRGTRAVEVLDGVDPNSRIVFPYNSDLKAGQTVRTEAGKQP comes from the coding sequence ATGCGTGTCTTGAAATATCTGGGTTTTCTAATCGTCCTGATTGCCGGTATTGCCGGCATCTCCTGGTGGAATGCGCGCCCGCCTATTGTCGAAGTCGTTGCGCCCTATAGAGGCAGTGCGGCGGAGGTCGTTTACGCGACGGCGGTTGTTGAACCCGTTCGTTGGGCCAAAGTCACCAGCATTATCCGTGAGCGCATTACCTCTCTCTGCGGTTGCGAAGGCATGGAAGTCGCCAAGGGAGACCAGCTCGCCGAGCTGGACAGTGGCGATGCCCGTGCGACACTGGCCGAGCTGGAAGCACGACAGGTTCTTGCCAAGTCCGACAGACAACGCGCCATGCAGCTCCTGGAACGACGGGTGGTCAGCCAACAGGTCTACGACAAAGCCCAAAGCGAACTCATCCGCGTCAATGCCATGATTGCAGCACAAAAGGAGCGCTTGCGCGACTACAGTATCGTCGCTCCGATGGACGGCGTAATCCTGCGTCAGGATGGTTCGGTCGGTGAAGTTGCAGAGCCTGGAGATGTTCTGTTTTGGATTGGGCAACCCCAACCGCTGCAGCTGATTGCGGAAGTCAATGAAGAAGACATTCCGAAAGTCGTCAAAGGTCAGAAAGCACTCATCAAGGCAGACGCGTTTCCAAATCGGGACTTGATGGCAACTGTTTCACGGATCACGCCCATGGGCGATCCCGTGTTGAAGAACTACCGTGTCTATCTGGATCTGCCGGACGACACACCCTTGCGCATCGGAATGACCGCTGAAATCAATATTGTCACGGCTGAGGAAAGCGACACTTTGCTATTGCCGCTTGCCGCCTTTGATGGTGCAAACGTGCAGGCGATTGCTGAAGACAACACTGTCTCGCTTCTACAGGTCGATACCGGAATCCGTGGCACACGCGCTGTAGAAGTTTTGGACGGTGTGGACCCGAACTCAAGAATTGTCTTTCCCTATAATTCAGACCTGAAAGCGGGGCAGACCGTCCGGACCGAGGCCGGGAAACAGCCATGA
- a CDS encoding ABC transporter permease yields MILLLRIAATHVRNRMRQTVVSTLGVALGVGFSVAMAGLMEGSQRDFMSTLIEAIPHVEIQDEQRAPALQPASERFDAVAFHGLRPKEDLRGIRNPTEALASLRDWVNGSMAQRLSGQAVLRYSGQDIGLTLTGVVPRYELQVSKIEDDMRQGSLKDLEVTSNGLVLGRKAAQRLGADVGDTVTLTSANGVAKRFKIVGLFHTGITASDEGFAYAPLKAVQILLEKPDIINSISIRLSNIGEANDVASRAERQLGYKAVSWEEANEGLMEAFFVRNIIMYTVVGAILVVAGFGIFNIVSTIVHEKAKDIAILKSLGFPERDIQQIFVLEGLVIGVLGAITGSVLGFGLSSYLATVKFELTTDVEVTSLPIYFSTLHYVIACFLALFSSAIAGLIPARKAARLNPVDIIRGAT; encoded by the coding sequence ATGATTCTATTGCTCAGGATCGCGGCAACTCATGTGCGCAACCGCATGCGTCAGACGGTGGTGTCGACGCTTGGCGTCGCACTCGGGGTTGGCTTTTCAGTTGCCATGGCTGGCTTGATGGAAGGCTCTCAACGGGATTTCATGTCGACATTGATCGAAGCAATTCCGCATGTCGAGATCCAGGACGAACAACGTGCTCCGGCCTTGCAACCCGCCAGCGAACGGTTTGACGCAGTTGCATTTCACGGACTGAGACCGAAGGAAGATCTGCGCGGTATCCGCAATCCGACAGAGGCTTTGGCATCGTTGCGCGATTGGGTGAACGGTTCCATGGCACAGCGATTGAGCGGCCAGGCGGTGCTGCGCTACAGCGGACAGGACATCGGCCTGACCCTGACCGGGGTCGTGCCGCGATATGAACTCCAAGTGTCCAAGATCGAGGACGACATGCGCCAGGGGTCTCTCAAGGATCTTGAGGTGACTTCAAATGGTCTTGTGCTTGGCCGGAAGGCTGCTCAAAGACTCGGCGCAGATGTCGGGGACACTGTCACACTGACATCGGCAAACGGTGTGGCAAAAAGGTTCAAGATCGTCGGACTTTTTCACACCGGCATCACCGCCAGCGACGAAGGCTTTGCTTACGCGCCCCTGAAAGCTGTCCAGATCCTTCTGGAAAAACCCGACATCATCAACAGCATCTCTATTCGTCTTTCAAATATTGGCGAGGCAAACGATGTCGCTTCCCGCGCCGAACGCCAGCTCGGATACAAGGCAGTGTCCTGGGAGGAAGCGAATGAAGGACTGATGGAAGCCTTCTTCGTGCGCAACATCATCATGTATACGGTCGTCGGTGCCATACTGGTGGTGGCAGGCTTCGGCATTTTCAACATCGTGTCCACCATCGTCCATGAAAAGGCAAAAGACATCGCGATCCTGAAATCACTCGGATTTCCGGAGAGGGACATTCAGCAGATTTTCGTCCTTGAAGGCCTCGTGATCGGCGTGCTTGGCGCGATCACCGGGTCAGTGCTCGGTTTCGGCCTTTCCAGCTACCTCGCAACCGTAAAGTTCGAACTTACGACGGATGTCGAGGTGACCAGTCTGCCGATTTATTTTTCGACGCTGCATTACGTGATCGCCTGCTTTCTGGCGCTGTTTTCCTCCGCAATTGCCGGCCTGATCCCTGCTCGCAAGGCTGCCCGTCTCAATCCCGTTGACATCATACGGGGGGCGACGTGA
- a CDS encoding ABC transporter ATP-binding protein, translating into MTAPDAAPRESPLLETRSLTRILPAVVPVTLVQDVSLRIGHSEFVAITGPSGSGKSSLLYLLGLLDRPSEGEIWIAGTETDRLSSSELAHIRLEKIGFVFQFHFLLPEFTALENVMIPMQRLGKLPPREQHEHAEGLLAGLGLEDFLNRRPEQLSGGQRQRVAVARALANSPDLILADEPTGSLDSVATEQVFESLQKIVETQQTTIIAVTHDMDLANRMERRVHLVDGRIDYDRKQ; encoded by the coding sequence GTGACTGCACCTGATGCCGCGCCGAGGGAGAGCCCGCTGCTGGAAACACGTAGCCTGACCCGAATATTGCCCGCCGTCGTCCCCGTAACTCTGGTTCAGGATGTCAGCCTGCGGATCGGTCATTCGGAGTTTGTCGCGATCACCGGACCTTCCGGTTCCGGAAAATCCTCATTGCTTTATCTGCTAGGCCTGCTCGACCGGCCGTCCGAGGGCGAGATATGGATCGCCGGAACGGAAACCGACCGTCTGTCTTCCAGCGAACTTGCCCACATCCGATTGGAAAAGATTGGCTTCGTCTTCCAGTTTCATTTTCTTTTGCCGGAATTCACAGCGCTGGAAAATGTCATGATCCCGATGCAGCGGCTTGGAAAGCTGCCGCCACGGGAACAGCATGAACATGCGGAAGGCCTTCTGGCCGGGCTGGGACTTGAGGACTTTCTGAACCGTCGACCAGAGCAACTTTCCGGTGGTCAACGCCAGCGTGTGGCTGTCGCCAGAGCGCTTGCAAATTCGCCAGACCTGATACTCGCAGACGAGCCCACGGGAAGCCTCGATTCCGTTGCTACCGAGCAGGTTTTTGAAAGCCTGCAGAAGATCGTCGAAACCCAGCAGACCACCATTATCGCTGTCACGCACGATATGGATCTGGCCAATCGCATGGAACGGCGTGTTCATCTGGTCGACGGGCGAATTGACTACGACCGAAAGCAATAA
- a CDS encoding acyl-CoA thioesterase, with translation MAMPADTNASGDIFGGWVLSQMDLAGGIAAGQRAEGRVVTIAVDKMKFIRPVHVGDVLCVYTEVIRVGRSSMEIRLEAWALRHRYGHREMVTEAIFTMVAVDDGGKPRPVPNND, from the coding sequence ATGGCGATGCCAGCTGACACCAATGCTTCAGGTGACATTTTCGGTGGCTGGGTTTTGTCGCAAATGGATTTGGCCGGCGGTATTGCTGCCGGTCAAAGAGCAGAAGGCCGCGTCGTTACGATTGCGGTCGACAAGATGAAATTCATTCGTCCCGTTCATGTCGGTGACGTTTTGTGTGTCTATACAGAAGTGATCCGCGTTGGACGTTCTTCCATGGAAATCAGGTTGGAAGCCTGGGCTCTGCGGCATCGGTATGGACACCGTGAAATGGTCACGGAAGCCATATTCACGATGGTAGCCGTCGACGACGGTGGCAAGCCGCGTCCCGTTCCCAACAACGATTGA
- a CDS encoding group III truncated hemoglobin: protein MMQTGKPSSRRDRPPVIDKGDRLQRYEHVDEQSIHVMVQTFYGCVREHPRLGEIFNSRLDGKWDEHLPKMEAFWQSVLMKNGAYKGKPVPAHLKQKELVSADYALWLGVFRPVVRELFVPDLADEIIAVAERIAQSLWLATFGFAGAVPPPELTSKQDWIGSC from the coding sequence ATGATGCAGACCGGCAAACCCTCTAGCCGTCGCGACAGACCGCCCGTGATCGACAAGGGCGATCGCCTGCAACGTTATGAACACGTGGACGAACAATCGATTCACGTGATGGTCCAGACATTCTATGGCTGCGTTCGCGAGCATCCGCGACTAGGCGAAATCTTCAACAGTCGGTTGGACGGAAAGTGGGATGAGCATCTGCCGAAAATGGAAGCATTCTGGCAGTCTGTTCTCATGAAGAACGGCGCTTACAAAGGAAAGCCTGTACCGGCTCACCTCAAGCAAAAGGAACTTGTGAGTGCGGACTATGCCTTGTGGCTTGGTGTGTTTCGCCCTGTTGTGCGCGAGCTGTTCGTGCCCGACCTTGCTGACGAAATCATCGCGGTTGCAGAGCGTATCGCGCAAAGCCTGTGGCTGGCGACTTTTGGATTTGCCGGAGCAGTGCCCCCACCTGAACTCACCTCGAAACAGGACTGGATCGGATCATGTTGA
- a CDS encoding RrF2 family transcriptional regulator: MRLSQASDFALRILMATGQSDNPQTVEKLAKQLGLAKSHVMKIVAHLAKGGYLETTRGRGGGIRLAKSPEAIRLGDVVRLIEPDLGVVACLKPGSTAACAFLPRCALKSAMAQAAEAFLDSLNGQTLASILAGTQKARLLDATG; encoded by the coding sequence ATGCGCCTCAGTCAGGCCAGTGATTTTGCCTTGAGAATACTCATGGCCACCGGACAGTCAGACAATCCGCAGACCGTCGAAAAGCTTGCCAAACAGCTGGGGCTGGCAAAATCGCATGTGATGAAGATCGTCGCCCACCTTGCAAAGGGCGGCTATCTGGAAACCACTCGCGGTCGTGGCGGTGGCATCAGGCTGGCAAAATCGCCGGAGGCAATCCGGCTTGGCGATGTCGTTCGGCTGATCGAGCCAGACCTTGGCGTGGTCGCCTGCCTGAAACCCGGGTCAACTGCAGCCTGCGCTTTCCTGCCACGCTGCGCGTTGAAGAGTGCAATGGCACAGGCTGCAGAAGCATTTCTGGACAGCCTGAATGGACAGACCCTGGCTTCAATCCTCGCAGGGACACAGAAAGCAAGACTGTTGGACGCCACTGGCTAA
- a CDS encoding Crp/Fnr family transcriptional regulator, with amino-acid sequence MAEIKDFLKNSFSLEGLDPELAVGLSRLARPMKIAAGTILFENGDPGNGCYAVLEGSLKVSLLSVEGDEQLLAVLGPGDLVGELALLDGRPRSATVSALKEAQLAFIDKAAFQRFSDEHPAVYRHMLSIVGKRLRHANDVLAARSFLPLPGRVAQTLLQLAETFGKPLDDGRMLIHYKLSQADIANMAGAARENVSRVLNDWKRAGTISRISGYYCLEQIEFLEQASTL; translated from the coding sequence GTGGCGGAAATTAAAGATTTTTTGAAGAACAGCTTTTCACTTGAGGGGCTGGATCCGGAATTGGCTGTCGGGCTGTCTCGGCTTGCACGGCCCATGAAGATTGCTGCTGGAACAATTCTTTTTGAAAACGGCGACCCGGGCAATGGTTGTTATGCCGTGCTGGAAGGGTCGTTGAAGGTGTCGCTATTGTCCGTCGAGGGCGACGAACAATTGCTGGCCGTTCTCGGGCCGGGCGACCTTGTCGGCGAACTGGCGCTTCTGGATGGCAGGCCCCGCTCGGCGACAGTGAGCGCTTTGAAAGAGGCGCAACTCGCCTTCATTGACAAGGCGGCGTTCCAAAGGTTCTCGGACGAGCACCCGGCTGTTTATCGTCATATGCTGTCAATTGTCGGCAAGAGACTACGGCACGCCAATGACGTTTTGGCCGCACGCTCGTTCCTGCCGCTTCCCGGCAGGGTTGCGCAAACTCTGCTGCAATTGGCAGAAACCTTCGGCAAACCTCTCGACGACGGCCGAATGCTGATCCACTACAAGCTCAGTCAGGCCGACATCGCCAATATGGCCGGCGCTGCGCGCGAGAATGTCAGCCGCGTGCTCAATGACTGGAAACGGGCCGGAACGATCAGCCGGATCTCTGGCTATTATTGTCTTGAGCAGATCGAGTTTCTCGAACAGGCTTCAACGCTTTAG
- a CDS encoding ChbG/HpnK family deacetylase — MKRITLGALDYGLAFGVDRALRELAEKGRLSAVGALVATELWPREFRPLQETAEKVGNRVLFGVTIAFSGDRVAPVSSRMQEVYGERMFSREKLNFRALTRLMPDELLLEEAKAQLARYSVLMKRQPDFIAVREGLLSSMSIARLVLKAVDHADFEKPPLLISPVPPGLKALRLSRLAKAHNMKLLPRAEPLPQTDDRENLQRLLHNHFDGMSDLSFVAAIPGRADDRLRREEPRKKIAIRECQYEVLASTRFFHTLDKKDVFLN; from the coding sequence ATGAAGCGAATAACACTTGGTGCCTTGGATTATGGTCTCGCTTTCGGGGTTGACCGCGCCCTGCGCGAACTCGCCGAAAAGGGGCGCTTGAGTGCTGTCGGCGCACTTGTCGCAACAGAGCTTTGGCCCCGCGAGTTTCGTCCGCTGCAGGAAACGGCTGAAAAAGTCGGGAACCGGGTTCTTTTTGGGGTAACGATTGCCTTCAGTGGGGATCGAGTGGCACCAGTCAGTTCGCGCATGCAGGAAGTTTACGGTGAGAGGATGTTTAGCCGTGAAAAGCTGAATTTCCGCGCCTTGACCCGTCTGATGCCAGATGAACTACTGCTGGAAGAAGCCAAGGCACAACTGGCAAGGTACAGCGTGTTGATGAAGCGTCAGCCTGACTTCATCGCCGTTCGCGAGGGTCTGCTTTCCAGTATGTCGATTGCACGCCTTGTTCTGAAGGCCGTTGATCATGCGGACTTTGAAAAACCGCCTCTTTTGATTTCGCCCGTTCCACCGGGTTTGAAGGCACTGCGGTTGTCCCGTCTTGCCAAGGCCCACAACATGAAGCTTTTGCCAAGAGCGGAACCTTTGCCGCAAACGGATGATCGCGAAAATCTGCAGCGTCTTTTGCACAATCACTTCGATGGCATGAGCGATCTCAGCTTTGTCGCCGCAATTCCCGGCAGGGCCGATGATCGACTGAGACGCGAAGAGCCACGAAAAAAAATCGCGATCAGGGAATGTCAGTACGAGGTTTTGGCCAGTACGAGGTTTTTCCATACTCTGGACAAAAAGGACGTGTTTTTGAACTAG